Proteins encoded together in one Miscanthus floridulus cultivar M001 chromosome 16, ASM1932011v1, whole genome shotgun sequence window:
- the LOC136510055 gene encoding transcription repressor OFP1-like: protein MSNHHRFKLSHLMPNSWFYKLRDMKKPRPASKRNRETTRTSKRSSQYCHGSITPKPLPLSPHRSYSYYLNTKHNMSLDEKLRPSTLHLNPKASDIQFPRDYHHHHHRPANTMVIEAKHEFQDLQLRPIRTRAVLTGSTSGTCPSSPRLRSRRLPALINGGSVSTTSAIGGRRSAARKSFAVVKASTDPPRDFKESMVEMIVENDMNALEDMQELLECYLSLNSREYHGVIMEVFREIWLEIVQDIAED from the coding sequence atgagcaACCATCACAGGTTCAAACTATCCCATCTCATGCCAAACTCTTGGTTCTACAAGCTGAGGGACATGAAGAAACCCAGGCCAGCAAGCAAAAGAAACAGGGAAACAACAAGAACCTCTAAGAGATCAAGCCAGTACTGCCATGGAAGCATCACTCCCAAACCGCTTCCATTATCCCCACATCGTTCCTACTCCTACTACCTAAACACAAAGCATAATATGTCACTCGATGAGAAGCTACGCCCCTCCACTCTCCATCTTAACCCAAAGGCATCAGACATCCAATTCCCTAGAgattaccaccaccaccaccatcgcccggCAAACACCATGGTCATCGAAGCCAAGCACGAGTTTCAAGACTTGCAGCTACGTCCGATTCGTACAAGGGCAGTGCTTACCGGATCTACAAGCGGTACATGCCCGAGCTCGCCGAGGCTGAGGAGCAGAAGGTTACCTGCTCTGATCAATGGCGGTAGCGTCAGTACCACGAGTGCTATTGGTGGCCGGAGAAGCGCTGCTAGGAAGAGCTTCGCCGTCGTCAAGGCGTCGACAGACCCGCCCAGGGATTTCAAGGAGAGCATGGTGGAGATGATCGTCGAGAATGACATGAACGCACTGGAGGATATGCAGGAACTTCTTGAGTGCTACTTGTCACTCAACTCGAGGGAGTACCATGGAGTTATAATGGAGGTCTTCAGGGAAATTTGGCTTGAGATTGTCCAAGACATTGCTGAAGATTGA